DNA sequence from the Thunnus albacares chromosome 22, fThuAlb1.1, whole genome shotgun sequence genome:
ctaaaaagacagaaactttGAAAGACTTCATTTGACTAATTTAGATGGCGCAAGCTGTCGATCAACTTCacatgaacttttaaatacacagatttttacctccatcacttacattgtaagtgcatgaTGAAGGAACCTCTtgatggtcagtgtgaacaggaggaatgattacagcaagtaaaacgtgtcaatgttcatttgggctcctgaatattgttttaggacagacttgataAATTGTGACTCTGTAACAGGCAGGATTAGTGGATGATTGTCTGTTCTGATGCAGATTTAAAAATGTCTACGTGAGAAAAAACTTCAGACTACAGAAAGTAAAAGGAGGCCACAGTCgtaaacatttgacatttgaggTGTTAAAACAAGTTGAGACATCCTGCACAAACAAACTCTTCGCTCTATTTGACCCGCAGATTATGATTAGGGCAGGAAGCTGTGGCCTCTATGTCATAAAGTCAGACTTTAGGTGTGAAGCAGCTCCATCGTGTTcccagccagtcagtcagtctatCTGCAGCCAAGCAGCATGGAGATCACAATACTGTGCACTGTCGTTGGTGAGTGTTTATGGACAGTTTTCACTCTTATTTTGTTATGAAACATCCGCTGCAAAACTTCTAATTCATATcaaagtgtgtttatttgtgtgcatCTTTGTTTCTGAGCAGTTTTAGTGTTCATATCTATTTCTAACTGaaaaatatgatgcatcattatcatcatttcaAACAACAAGAGTATTATTTTAGATTAGAGttgacaatatttattttacaataaaccACAACCACAGTTACTCCTAATGTATTGATAATTAAATACTACAATTATgtagatttgtttgtttttaatatgttatatttgttaCTTTCTATGTATAACATCATCCTGCATGGGGACTGCAGGTGAAATTAGAAATTTTGgctaaatcttacacatttaCGTCATACTGATGTTAATTGATGTGTTGTccctgataaataaatgaatgaagtaAGTAAGAGTAAAGAACATGATCATTGTTACAATAAAAGGTacaaaaagacaacaagaaCTCACCAGGCCATCAGAAAAATCCAAAAGCCAACAGAGTCCGTCCTTGTCTCTGCAGAGAGCCTTTATTGTCGTTTTAGAAATGTACAGCAGCTAGTTTGATCTGTTGTTCGTTTTTCTTTGATTGTGTGCGATATGTCAACCCTTGATCACATTGAATGTACTGCATcactctgcagctgcagatgtTATCGCTGTTGCTTCTTTGGTTTCGTCTTCATAGCATTGCAATCATCCTGTATcattaatagaaaataaactcAACAAAATAATTCACAGCTTCCCATCGACCACAACACTGAATGCAGCTGAGAGGTTTTATTGCTCTTGTACTTAAAATGAAGTTTGCAGAGAACCAGGAAGCTTAAAGCAGCTTgaatcacatttgttttttaaaagtaacaTTCTTAGTGAAACAAGGAAGCAACCAGCTCTAAAGAAGGTGAAAAACTTACCGGATGTCTAAACAGCAGCAAAGTTTTCATGGTTTTTCACTTCTGCGAGAGATCTTTTGTTGCTTGTTGCGATTACAATGAAAAACTCAATTTGTGATCATTTTTCTGACTCTTGCAGCTTCCCTGAGAGTCCTTCCCAACAAATCTCAGTTTTTTCAGTACGAGTCGTTATCTCTGAGCTGTGGGGAGCCGGGAAAGTCATCTCATTGGAGAGTTATAAAGAACACATCTACATTAATAAACGAAGAGTGTCGCCCATCCttgaatgaaagaaatgaatctCACTGCTTGATCGATGACCTTTACCCATCTGACACTGGAGTGTACTGGTGTGAGTCTGGAACAGGAGAATGCAGCAACACCATCAACATCACTGTGACCGGTGAGTTTAAACTACCAGCTGTAGCAAATAGGCACTCAAGGTACCACAGTCAGAGGCTTTTAGGGAAGAAAACACTTTTACTATTCTTTTTGTGTTCTCAAATGCATGTTGAGTGCATCTAGTTCTGTCCTctacagaaaaacagcagcattggttgtttgtttaaatacctcaaacaatttatttttacGTTCTCCTGACAAGCACCCTTTTGTGGTTAAAGCAGTGACTGTCTTCTCTAAATAGCAAAGGTAGACATAGAGCAACATTCAAGGTTCAAAGCAACGTCTTGACACGTGACACGTCTTAGTTGAAGGATACACAACTGTACCTTCACTACAGGACTTGTTGTGTTTGTACGGCATGTATAGCCTCTGTTCAACAAGCTTCTGTAGCTCCATGCAATCTCTCATTCAGCATGTCTTCTATCCAGCTGGTCCTGTGATCCTGGAGAGTCCTGTCCTTCCTGTGATGGAGGGAGACGACGTGACTCTGAGCTGTAAGAATATAAATACGACTTCTTCTTCCAACCTCACAACCAATTTCTACAAAAATGGCTTCCTCATGGCGACCAGCTCTACCGGAAACATCACCATCCACAACATTTCTAAATCCGATGAAGGATTCTACAAGTGTAACATCTCTGGAGTTGGACAATCACCAGACAGCTGGCTGGCTGTCAGAGGTGAGCTCTTGTTTCTTTATGACTACTCAAAGGGCTTGTTGGTGAAATATTGCTTGGTAAGCTAACAGCTAACTCGCTAGACAGGTGCTTGCACTAGTCAGTCACATTAGCTGCAGCATTTTGTTCTTAAGATTGTAGATCATCTCtttatatgtctgtctgtctgtatgtatgtttgtccttcgcatatcttgAGAACCGTTCATCggatctacttcatacctggcagtTGGATTGCTGGTGAAAcaaggaagtgcaatgttgaTGTATGAAGTTGTTTAGATGAGCGGAAATGTATAAAATACCTTATAAACAACATTACTTCTACAACcttgatttgcttcttctgcttcatttaaaatgcaaataccCTGTTTTATGGTTTTATCAGGGGAATCCATAAATAGATGAATACGCATTTTCTAACTGGCAAAAAATATGGTGGACAGATAACAAGGTACAACTACTGAATTTGGTTCCATAACTATAAATAACAGAGCACGCTCTACTTTAGAGGGATATTCCAACATCTTCAATGTTCTGGTTTGCTGTCTTACCAGGAGTTTGATGAAAATATTGGTATGAATTTATCATTGTCTGTTCAGAGATGAAACCACGGCGTGTTAAGCCTCACTTAGCCCAAAGCCTGCCTGCTGTGTAGACACTTTTTATATTGAGGCCAACTTGtggtatttttgttttgaagcaGGGCGATGTAAGCCGTCTCAGTGCCCCCTCGCATGCATTCTACTTCCTGTGGTGGGCTTCTGCCTCTTGCTAGCCTCGTTGATGCTGTTCTACCTCTGGAGAAGGCTTAAAGGTCAGCCGGCTTTCATGTAAATTACGTGACATTTTTCTTCCTGCTGTTTTTGTCAACATCAGACAATAAATGTGTTATGTAATTTGTCTTTACTCAAGTTCCACTTACTAGCTTATTCTGATGCTTTCAACTCTATGACAACTGAGGAAACTCCATCTTCCGCTGTCACATTGATGAATCTTTCTCAATTTGTAGTTCCActgctttacttttttttttttttgctttttgtattttagtAGTGAAATATTGTTGAAGGAGGATCAGATATGTTTTACAGACACTAAATAATGAGCATCAAGTGATTTCTTCTTCATAATCtttgatatatttattatatccACAGCAGCATGGATAGACAGAGATATATCTAATGGATTCttactagggctgcaactaattataattaattatataataaacTAACTTTAATTATCGAtcaatctgtcgattattttctctattaattgatttgttgtttggtctaaGTTGACGCCTTCATATTTTtcacagtccacaacccaaagatgttcagtttactgtcatagaggaataaagaaaatattcacatttgagaagctggaatcagagaaattggatatttttttcttaaaaatgactccaaatgatgaaTCAATCATTCAAATagttattgattaatttaatagttgacaactaatccattaatcgaCTAAGCTTTCTAAGCTTTGAAGCTCTAATTCTTATAGCATCTTACATCCTCGAGAAATGTCTGCGGCTCATTTCAAAGGAATTGTTTCTAAAAATGATTACAGCTCAAACTtcaaacaacaaagacagaacTGGGAGTGTCACCAGCTACATAAAAATAGCTATGACGGTCCATGAAGCATTCATATTAAACAGAGCAAACCAAGGTTTTGTTTTGCACAGTGACATCAGTGGATAGAACAACATTCTTCTGGTTTCTGGTGTCACGAAATGCTTTATACTTGtattcttcttttattctttttttatttcattataatttaCATCAAATATCtggatttaaatgtttaaacccAGCTGGTGTTTAACAGTCAGCAGTTTTGTGTTGCAGGTAAACTCAACACTGATGTCTCCTACACTGATGTCATCATCACACAGCAAGTGGAACCAAAGAGGATCAGAGGTAACTGATAATCTATTAAtggtttaagttatttttccaAGCAATTAAAAGCCAAATATTCACTGGTTTggttaaatgtgaggattttacacttttctctgtcatatataataataaactgaatgtctgAGTTTTTGATCTTCTGGCTGAATAAAACGAGCAGTTTGAACACGTTACTTGGACTTTTAGAAAAGATAACAAGCAAATAATAGTTAATATATAATCTACTGTTATAGACTTGTTCTCCAAATAATAACCAACAGTTGATATAAAAGacgtaaagaaaaaaaaaaagggaccaaaaaaaatcacaaatattcAGATGAGAtgttgaattaaaaacaaatgtcagaactttacagtttataaaaacacatcagacttcAGCTCTTCTATAAAAGAAGAATTTAAACACACTTTTCTACCTCTCAGTGTTTCGAGTAtctacattaaaacacacacacacacattcttctGTTATGTAATGACTGTTATGTTTCGTCCCTCTGGGTGTTTGTTATCTGCTTGGAAACGGAAGTTCCGCCCTCTTGCACTTTTCTGTGCTCTTATTGGTCCTCAGTGACATCAAGCAGACATTGCCATGgttacagtaaacaaaacagtaaGAATGAGGTCATATGTCTGCCCCCTTAAACTCAGAGGGAAACCCTGAGTTTCTATTCTTAGACTTTACTTTCAATGATTTGTAGGTTAACAGATATGAGGACATCGATAGAAACATAACAGAAACATGTTGATAaggagcagagaaaaacaaaacacatagaTACAGACTGAATGGATGGTAATGGAGAGATATAGAAAGGCTATGGaacaaactgaaccaaaacaaagtGACAGACTGCAGACATGAAATGTCCACCTGACTGCAGTTaatcttcagattttttcctgctttactgtcTTTTGGCTcctgatctgttttttttattttattacttttttctgGACCTCTGGAGCTTGaaactgcatgaaaaatgaatttattcatttacaacagacagaattatatatattataataatatatattatgtagTTCTACTGTGATTTTGACTCCACTGCATCTATCTGACAGTTATAACTACACTCAGTTTGACTGTTATTGAACCATTGAACAGTGGTGAaatgtaacaaagtacatttattcaagttactgcacttaagtacaagtTTGAAGTACTtgtcagatcaatattttacatgtaaaacagcTGATTGTTTGCAAAatgttatgtatgtatatttttatttgtaattaatttgaataacattttatcacagtttgtgtttttttacatatatactCACATTTCGTTTTGTTCATATTATAagcagaaacctaaattaaAAGTGCAAACACAGGTGTATAGAGAATCAAACAAACCTCTCACTCTTCTTTAGTGGTAAAGAGACTCAATTTCTTCATTATTCATCTCTTCACACTGTATGTCAGAAATCCCCCCTCACATAATGAAGGGGAATTTTAATAGATTTGGGAGTTATCATGGAACAGCTCTTATGCTGGCAAAATAAACAAAGGGAATAAAGGGAAAATCCATGAGACCACACCTTGTTACATGTTCCTATAATAGGTTAAGTTAAAAAGCTGATAGAGTTCATTTGATTTGCTTGGATTTGAGGGAACTTTAAAGTTATAGATGCTTCGCTTCTGCACAGTGAAATTAtagtgtttctattattttgtccactGCATGACATTAGTACTTGCATGCTGAAAGTGTTTTTCCTTCCTCAACAGATGTGGATGCTGCATCGGTCTACTCAACAGTTAAACCAGGAACCACCTGACAGGAAACAGAACCAGTGATGAAATGTGTATTTCTATAATTTTATGGATTAAACAGATGAAATGTTCAATCTGCTTTTATTGAAAACAGAATCGATTACAGTTTATTTTCCTCAGcgctgtggctgaaaatagttcAAGACTCACCTAAGCGTTCAGGACTCATTCTGACATTTGCAGAAATGAAACTACTTAAATAACAAGGGAATAAAGTCCTATTGTTTGACAAAGACACTTAACTCTCAGTCTAAATATAATGAAACAGAGAGTTCATTGTCTGTGTCTTCATGAGACTCACCTGACCTGttcaaaaaatataaacaagaaaCTTGTGGGAAACTACATACAGGGACTTTTTCTTAGCTTGATGTAGAGAAACCTGAACAGACAACAGAAGAGCTACTGATTAAAATTATCGTTAAGACTAAATAAGTTTTACTACCATTTATTGAACATGTCACATTCATGATAATTTGTTTctaaagcaggaaaaaaggataaaacagAGACATGATTGGACAAACACTGCAccagaggcttcaagtttccacatcaccccttaaaatctgattttcaatgagcacagagaaactttccactttcagcagatgaatgtgaaaacaaactctgcacatacatcattctgtacagtgaaactcaaacattcaactgtaggaacaagaaaaacatatttttgagtggaaggggactttaatgACCAAAACCCTGACAGATATTCAGTATTAAGGTCATTATGTAAGACAATCTTAAAGCTGCATGAATTGATTTTTGGGGGGAGGGAGTgaaacaaatttttaaaaaacaccaaaGGAACATATTAAGTTATAATGTTGAATGTGGTGAATGTTTTAGCTAACAGCTAGCAgtcacagagcaacattatcatatCATTTGAGTCATGTTTGCGTCAACTTCATAGAaataagtctaatattcactctcctttagctctgtttttgctctctaccaactcatgagggaaatatctggctctttagctgctaaaagcTCCACTTTCTTCACAAACTAGTTGCTAATTTGTTAGCTGCCAGCTGCTACGTGAAACAAAGTTGATAAAAGTCCAGCTGTCAGctagaaaccaaaaaaaacaaaaaggaaccAAAACAGAGTCTGTAGAGCTGTGTGGAAACTGCAGTCAGGcgataattctctgtggat
Encoded proteins:
- the LOC122974201 gene encoding low affinity immunoglobulin gamma Fc region receptor II-c-like isoform X1, translating into MKEGEEVCPNHALLLEPLDLGIQTMVGPDGLPHLFFPASLRVLPNKSQFFQYESLSLSCGEPGKSSHWRVIKNTSTLINEECRPSLNERNESHCLIDDLYPSDTGVYWCESGTGECSNTINITVTAGPVILESPVLPVMEGDDVTLSCKNINTTSSSNLTTNFYKNGFLMATSSTGNITIHNISKSDEGFYKCNISGVGQSPDSWLAVRAGRCKPSQCPLACILLPVVGFCLLLASLMLFYLWRRLKGKLNTDVSYTDVIITQQVEPKRIRDVDAASVYSTVKPGTT
- the LOC122974201 gene encoding low affinity immunoglobulin gamma Fc region receptor II-c-like isoform X2, with the translated sequence MEITILCTVVASLRVLPNKSQFFQYESLSLSCGEPGKSSHWRVIKNTSTLINEECRPSLNERNESHCLIDDLYPSDTGVYWCESGTGECSNTINITVTAGPVILESPVLPVMEGDDVTLSCKNINTTSSSNLTTNFYKNGFLMATSSTGNITIHNISKSDEGFYKCNISGVGQSPDSWLAVRAGRCKPSQCPLACILLPVVGFCLLLASLMLFYLWRRLKGKLNTDVSYTDVIITQQVEPKRIRDVDAASVYSTVKPGTT